Proteins encoded together in one Rhipicephalus sanguineus isolate Rsan-2018 chromosome 9, BIME_Rsan_1.4, whole genome shotgun sequence window:
- the LOC119404613 gene encoding glycoprotein-N-acetylgalactosamine 3-beta-galactosyltransferase 1, whose amino-acid sequence MHGLVRVAAFLVASVSGSLLAVIVLQYREILESSGPPVVLPQSPSYRKWLSDQGLGRAASGAVSEAGLLYERVPVLCLVRATSAQQARSVLNTWSRRCNRVLFFGSLSDPHVPVERVGDAATCALFARILAQHGGSFRWLLLVDDETFAVVENLRLYVAPLNASDVHYLGHPVRWGSGFYNALAAGIALSEGAVRALRNRCRPGELERMVATALPQPPVDTRDALLRGRFNMFAVEQLLLPGSVAYGHRRSSIFRSPEGGRCCSQHAITFHGVNPVDMFLLEYLVYGLHVGPGGGLSPTSSPPANVPMELTSLLKGKAFVKPYGITAS is encoded by the exons ATGCACGGACTTGTCCGTGTCGCTGCCTTCCTCGTCGCCTCCGTGTCGGGGTCGCTGCTAGCAGTGATCGTGCTGCAGTATCGAGAGATCCTCGAGAGCAGCGGGCCACCCGTCGTGCTGCCGCAGTCGCCCAGCTATCGGAAGTGGCTCTCCGACCAGGGTCTGGGCCGAGCGGCCAGCGGTGCCGTGAGCGAGGCAGGCCTGCTGTACGAGCGCGTGCCCGTGCTCTGCTTGGTGCGCGCCACTTCCGCGCAGCAGGCGCGCTCAGTGCTCAACACCTGGAGCCGCCGCTGCAACCGGGTACTGTTCTTCGGCAGCCTGTCGGACCCGCACGTGCCCGTCGAGAGGGTGGGTGACGCCGCGACGTGCGCTCTGTTCGCGCGCATACTCGCGCAGCACGGCGGCTCGTTCCGCTGGCTGCTGCTCGTGGACGACGAGACGTTCGCCGTGGTGGAGAACCTGCGCCTCTACGTGGCTCCGTTGAACGCCAGTGACGTCCACTACCTGGGACATCCCGTGCGATGGGGTTCCGGCTTCTACAACGCACTTGCGGCCGGCATAGCACTCAGCGAGGGCGCCGTGCGGGCGCTGCGAAACCGCTGCCGGCCGGGCGAGCTCGAGAGGATGGTGGCCACCGCGCTGCCCCAGCCGCCGGTGGACACGCGCGACGCGCTACTGCGAGGCCGTTTCAACATGTTCGCTGTCGAGCAACTGCTCCTGCCGGGATCGGTTGCCTACGGACACCGGCGCTCCAGCATCTTCCGCAGCCCCGAG GGGGGACGCTGCTGCAGCCAGCACGCCATCACCTTTCACGGAGTGAACCCGGTGGACATGTTCCTGCTGGAGTACCTTGTGTACGGGCTGCATGTTGGGCCGGGGGGCGGCCTGTCCCCAACCAGCAGTCCACCTGCCAACGTCCCCATGGAGCTTACGAGCCTGCTTAAGGGGAAAGCTTTTGTCAAGCCTTACGGCATCACTGCTTCCTGA